Genomic segment of Agrobacterium larrymoorei:
GTTCGCCCAAGCCCATGCCGCCAGATAATTCCAGCGTGCGCCACCGGAAGTCTTCGGGTTCGGCGTTACAATCTGGATATCGCCCTTTACGAGATCACCCCAGTTATGGATGCCCTTCGGGTTGCCCTTGCGAACGAGGAAGACGATGGTGGATGTATAGGGAGAAGAATTGTGCGGAAGGCGCGTGCGCCAGTCCTTGTTGATCTTGCCGCCGTTCTGGACGATGGCATCGATATCGCTCTGCAGCGCGAGCGTTACCACATCGGCCTCGAGACCATCGATAACCGAGCGTGCCTGCTTGCCGGAGCCGCCATGCGACTGCTGGATTGCGACATCTTCGCCCGTATCGGCCTTCCACTTCTTGGCAAAGGCTTCGTTGAAATCCTTGTAGAGTTCACGGGTCGGATCATAAGAAACATTAAGAAGCTTTGTTTCCGCAGAGGCCGTTCCCACAGCACCCAAAGTTACAGACAGGCTGAGCGCAACTGCGCTGAGGCTGGAAAGAAATTTCGACATCACTACCCTCCTGGATGCGTTGAGCCTCAAACTAACCGTTGCGAAAAACTAATCAATTGGTGCAATCGCAATCGCAAAAGTGTTTCCCCTCGGCTTACTCCGACGATAACAAAAGCACCGTCTGGCCCCGGAAATACGCAACAAGTTGCGCACCATTTTTCTTTCGAACGCAAAAACTGTTCTCGTTTTTCGCATATTTTTCTTCGTTACGCACATAAAATTCGCTTGAAGAGAATAGCGTTTCACTCACTTGCCACTCACGCCGCGCCAAGGCTGAGAAGAGAAATCTATAAAAATTACAGAAAATATAATCTTACCTCTTGCAATTTCGAACCACATGCTCTTAAGGTCGCGGCGGCTAAGTGTATCAATTTGCCCTTACTGGGAGTCTTTTGCGCGTAAGGTCGCCAGAAGAGAGATATTTGCTCATCACCGCGATGTAGAAGAATAGCCATTCCTGTCATCTGTTGCGCGTTTCTGGGATTATCGGGACAGTAAAGTTTCGGAAATCGAGAAATGACGATCAATACGCCTTCGCATACCGTTTCCAGCCACGATGTCGCCTCTCTGGATGATGCCTTGAAAGCATTGAGCCTTGCCGAAAGGCTGGCGCTGGTTGCGGGTCTCGGTGCCCGCGCCGTGTTTACCACCAGCCTCGGCATCGAGGATCAGGTGATTACGGCAGCCATCGGCACGCATCGTCTGCCGATCGAAGTCGCGACACTCGAAACCGGTCGCCTGTTTCCCGAAACGCTCCGCCTGATTGACGAGACGGAAGATCGCTATGATCTCACCATCACCCGCTTTTATCCGCAGAAGGACGATATCGACGCCTACGCGGAGAAATACGGCCTGAACGGCTTTTATGAGAGCGTCGAGGCCCGCCATGCCTGCTGCCATGTCCGCAAGTTGATTCCGCTGGCCAAGGCGCTGGAGGGTGCCGGTTTCTGGATCACCGGCCTGCGTCGTGGCCAGTCCGGCAACCGCGCCACGACGCCGTTTGCGGAGTTCGATGCGGATCGCAATCTCATCAAGATCAACCCGCTGGCAGACTGGGATATCGATACGATCAAGGCCCATGTTTTGGCGGAAAACATTCCCGTCAATCCACTTCATGCGCGTGGGTATCCCTCCATCGGCTGCGAGCCGTGTACCCGCGCCATCAAGCCCGGCGAGCCTGAGCGCGCCGGTCGATGGTGGTGGGAAAATGACGAGAAGCGCGAATGCGGCCTGCATGTTGCCGAAGCAGCGCAAAGCTCAGCCATACCCACCGCCCCACAGAACTAATTCTCATTCAGTACATTGCCCGGAGTTTAAAATGTCCAATGCAGTTCCGGAAACGGAAGGCAACAGCGTAAGCAGCCCCAAGCAGCCGCTCGATCCTCATCTGAAAGCCCTCGAAAACGAAGCCATCCATATTTTCCGCGAAGTTGCAGCCGAGTTCGACCGACCGGTGATGCTCTATTCCATCGGCAAGGATTCGTCCGTGCTGCTGCACCTTGCGCGCAAGGCGTTTTTTCCGGGCCGCATCCCCTTCCCGCTTCTGCACGTCAACACCGGCTGGAAGTTCAAGGAGATGATCGAATTCCGCGATAATATCGTCAAGGAATATGATCTCGATCTCATCTCCTACACCAATCCTCGCGGTGCCTCTGAGAATGTAACGCCATTCACCCATGGTTCGGCGCTCTACACCGACATTATGAAGACGGAAGCGCTTCGTCAGGCTCTCGATGCCGGCAAGTTCGACGCCGCATTCGGTGGCGCGCGCCGTGACGAGGAGGCCAGCCGCGCCAAGGAGCGCATCTATTCCTTCCGCACGCCTGACCACAAATGGGACCCGCGCAACCAGCGCCCGGAACTGTGGAACATCTATAATGGCATGGTCCGTCAGGGAGAAAGCGTTCGCGCCTTCCCGCTCTCCAACTGGACCGAGGTCGATATCTGGCGTTACATTCAGGCGGAAAACATTCCGCTCGTGCCACTCTATTATGCTGCGGAACGCCCCTATATCGAGCGTGACGGCATGATGATCCTTGCCGAAGACGAGCGTCTGGAGCTGCAGCCGGGCGAAGAGATCAAGTATGATTCGATCCGCTTCCGCACGCTGGGCTGCTTCCCGCTCACGGGTGCCATCCGCTCCGAAGCGACGACGCTGGACGAAGTGATTTCCGAGCTCGAGATTGCCACCGTCTCCGAACGCCAAGGTCGCGCGATTGACCGCGACCAGTCCGGCTCCATGGAAAAGAAAAAGCGCGAGGGCTATTTCTGATGACACAGAACTCTACGGCGCAATCCGCGACCATTCTGCCATTTGTCGAGCCTGCGAAATCAGTCAAGGACACGCGTCCGCTTCGCCTCATCACCTGCGGCAGCGTCGATGACGGCAAGTCCACCCTGATCGGCCGTCTGCTTTGGGACACCAAGGCGGTGAAGGAAGATCAGGCCGCGACGTTGAAGCGGGATAGCGGCAAGCAGAACGATCTTGGCCTGCCCGATTTCGCGCTGCTGCTGGATGGTCTTCAGGCGGAGCGCGAACAGGGCATCACCATCGATGTTGCCTATCGTTATTTCGCCACAGACAAGCGCGCCTTCATCGTTGCCGACACGCCCGGCCATGAACAATATACCCGCAACATGGCAACCGGCGCTTCAACCGCCGATCTCGCCGTGCTGCTGGTGGATGCCCGCACCGGCATTCTGGAACAGACCCGCCGCCACGCCACCATTGCGGCACTGATGGGCATCCGTCAGTTTGTGCTGGCCGTCAACAAGATCGACCTGACCAATTATGACAAGGCCGGTTTCGAGCTGATCGCGCATGAATTCAAGGAATTTGCGCTGTCGCTCGGCATCAAGCAGATCACCTCCATCCCCATGTCGGCGCTGAAGGGCGAGAATGTCGTTCTTTCGGCGAAGGCTTCGATGCCGTGGTATGAGGGTCCGACGCTGGCCGAAACGCTGGAACTGGCCACCGTTCGCTCCACCCAGACTGGCGGCTTCCGCCTGCCCGTGCAGCGCGTTTCGCGTCCGGGCGAAAGCTTCCGTGGCTATCAGGGTACGGTTGCCGGTGGTGCGGTGAAGCCGGGCGACTCGGTCGTCATTCTTCCCTCCGGCATGGTCGCCAATGTGAAGCAGATCGTGACCTTCGATCTGGTGCGCAATGCAGCCGTTGCGGGCGATGCCGTGACGCTGGTGCTGGATCGCCAGGTCGACGTTTCGCGCGGCGACATGATCGTCTCCATAGATTCGCAGCCTCAGACCGGCCTTGCCTTCGATGCGCAGATCGTGGCGCTGCAGCCGGGCGGCATCGAGCCGAACAAGCGCTACTGGCTAAAAAGCGGCAGCCGCCGCCAGCGCGTCAGCGTTCAGCCTGTAACCCAGCTGGACCTGAAGAACGGCCAGTGGCAGCCGCACGCCGAAACGCTTCAGATGAATGCCATCGGCAAGGTACGTCTGGCTTTCGATGAAACCGCGATCTTCGACCCTTATGAGCAAAACCGCTCCACCGGCTCCTTCATCCTGATCGACCCCGACACCAACAACACGGTCGCGGGTGGGATGATTCTCAGCAAGCGCAGCGATACGGGCAAGATTTCCGAGGGCGAACGCGTCATCCTTTCACTACCGGCGGATATGGCCGAAGCGCTGCTCGCCAGCGAACTCCTCTCCAGCCGCCGCGACGAAATCGAACTCCGGCGCACCAGCGCGGCAACCGCTTCCAGAATATTGGAAGACCTGGACTAACCGAAAAGGCGCCGAACAAATCGGCGCCTTTTTTGATCCGACAGCGGTAAGATGGTGCAGCGGAACGTTTCCATTTAAAAAGGAAAAGCTCTAGCCTCGCGACAGGGAAAAATACCGCTGTGCCGTTTCTGCCCGGTTTTGCAACGAAGGTGGAAATGCGTAATCTCCACAGACCTTGTAGGTGAAGCCGCCCGAGACCAGCGTCTGATCCAGCACGGCTTTCATTTCGTCTGGCGTCCTGTAGATGGCGTTATAGACGTCATCCAGCTCTTCCGAGAAATGCTGCTTCAACGTCATGCGTTTGGCGATATCGGAGAGCGGCTCGCGAACATAGACTTCCGCTACCGGTGCTGCGAGTTTACCGATCAATTCAAAAGTCTGCAACACAGCCTCATCGTTCAGATAAAGCAGGAGCGCCGTGACGATGATAAGGTCGAAGGGCGGCTGAAGCCTAAGATCTTCCACCTCTATCGATGGGACTTGCCCCACCTGAAAGTGAATTCTGTCTGGAATAGCCACATCCGCATTTGCGCGCGCTATGAGCTCGTCGGAAAAATCGATTCCGAGATAGGCGTGACCTTCGTCGCGATATGCCAAAGCCAGCCGTCCTGCACCACATCCAAGCTCCAGAATCTTGGAGCGCGAGGCTGGTCTTGGAAGAAGATGAGAACGCTCGTGAATGTCACGATCCGTCGCAAGAGACGAGCCTGCAGACTGCAACATCACCGCGTTCACCGCATCGGTCTCTTTTTTCGCCCGTGCGTTGAAGAAGTTCTGAATTTGCAGGCTATCGATGTTTTCGTGCGTATCGTAAATCCGAGCCATGATCAGCCTTACTTCGCCAGGTTTCTGGAGCCAGCGGCCATTGCGATGCAGACATCTGCAAGAACCTCGATCGTATCGATGCAGGGTACGGCGACTTCAACCTCTGCAAAGTCCAACGGGATTTCGGTGCATCCCAAAACGATGGCATCCACCTCTTTTTCCACCAGATTTGCAGCAGCCAGAGCATATAGATGCGCAGGTCTCTCTGCATCGCTAACCGGCAGTGTTCGATGGTAGCCCTTCTTGATGTTGCAAATGCCGCGTGTCAGCATTTCCTGAAAGGCTGCATCGGGATAGACAATCTCCACCGCAAGACCCAGTTTTGCGGCTTCCACGCCATAAAGGTCAATCGACCTCGTGCCATCCGCACATAGCACTCCAATTCTTCGGGCGTCCGGAGCAGCGGCAAGTGCTGCCGTGAGGCTCTCCGCCAGAAGGTTGATGATCGTAACATCCGCCTCGTCGGCAATCTGCTGCCGGGCATAGTGAGCTGTGTTGCAGCACATGGCGACAAAGGAAGCGCCTGCGTTTTTCAGTTTCTCCGCAGCCTTCACATAACCCGGAACGAAACTTTCCCCGCGTCCTTCCAGATACATGCTGCGGCTTGGAACCTGCGTCGCATTATAAAGGAGGAGTTCGGGGTGTTGCGAATCCCGGAAAGCGCCGAAAGCCGTGATCTTCTCCTCGATGCGCCGAACAAGCTCGGCAGACGCCGCAACGCCTGCTCCACCAATGATTCCAATCGTCCTGTTCGCGTCCGTAAAATCCAGCATGATATCAGGCGAGCTCGTTCAGGGAAAAAAGATGGAGGTTTTCGCGGGCAAGTGCGAGATCATCCTCGTTGTCGATCTCATAGGCAGTCAATTCCTGGGCGCTGATGGGAAGAAATTGCCGGAGATGCTCATAGACTGGCGTGTTGCCGATATCTGCGAAAAACTCGTTGGGCAGCCAGGAAATGTTCGCCCACTCGAATTCGGTCGGATCCTCACGTCGAAAAGATGTGACCTGATCTCCATCGATCGTGATGAAAACCGCATCGCGGGTTTTTGTTTTCGTGATTGCCAGGCGCGGCACATTCGGCATGCATGATTTGAGGAAAGCTTTGAAGCTTGCTTCTTCGATCAGCATATCGCCATCCATGAAAAGGCAGTCGCCCTTGATATGGCGTGCGCCGAGTTCGTAGCTATGAAGGGTCGTCGTGGTGCGAAAACCCGGATTGCGCACGACAAGAACGTCGGGCCGGATTTTGCGAAGCTCGGAGATGACCTCCCTCTCTTCAAAGCCGACGACCACCCTCACATCTTCTACCTCCGTGAGAAGGCTGAGCAAGTGCTTGAGGATTTTGACACCCTCGATTTCGACCAGGCATTTGGGCTTTCCGTGGCCAAGACGCGACCCAAGTCCGGCAGCCGCTATTACAGCGTGTTTAACAGTCGACATAAGGATTTTCCGTTCAGCGCGACATAATTGGATACGGACACAAGCGCATCAGGAGCATTGTGAAGTCCGGTGAAAGCAACGCCGATATCGGCAACATCGAAAATCGGAATGTCGTTGAATCCATCACCGATGGACACAAGGCGCCCGAAGCGCTCTTTCAACTCCAGGCCAGCGACATTCTTGCGCATGACGACGTCAAGTCCGGTAATCCGTCCTTCGTCATCCGTTGTGGCTGTGGACGTATAGAATTTGCAGCCTAGCCGCTCGATGAGAGGCTGAATCCACAAGTCGAGATTGCCGGTGACGACAAAACATCTGTCTATGTTGTTCCTGATGAAGTCCTCGATATCGGGATCGAATTCCACCTCCGAGACAATCGACCGGATACGATCGATCCCCGCGCTTCGCAAAATGGCAAAACGCAATCGGAAGGAATCCTCGAATGGGATCGAACCAGCCATGGTCAGTTCTGTCAAAAGACGCATTTCTGACTCGAGCCCCAGTTCCGAGGCAATCATGGGAAGCAGTTCGGCCTTGGTAATGGTTCCGTCCAGATCAAAGGCGAAAGCGGTGCCGGATGAACGCGGATAAGGATGAAGAGGAGACTGCTCCGCAGCTGTATTCCGCACATCGATTGCGTGTCTGTACATGTTAAGACCTTGAGAGATGGATGCCGTCATAAATGGAATTCAGGATGACCTGAGACGCGGGCGTTTCCGATGGCAAAAGGACATTGAGGAGCGCTCTACGCTCTTGCTCAAGCGGCCATGATTTTCCGCTTTTATAATCGAGGACTGCCTGCTTCATGCCATCGAAATCTTCAACACGATGTGCAGCCTGCTCACCTAGACGTCCAAGCGCATTGAATGGCGCATGAATGCCAGAGTCGAAGAAAATAATCGGTTTTTCAAAGAGATGGTATTCGGTCAGGAAGGCAACGCCATCGGTTACCATCAGGTCCGAGGCATCGAACAGCTTCGCATAGTCACCCTCGCATACTGCGCAATTCGGCAGAGCGGACCATTTTGCCACGAAGGCATCGTAACCCTCAGGAGCCATCGCGCCGGTCCGCGTTGCGGTAAAAGCGAGTGCAGGATGTGGCTTTAGGACGAATTGAATATCGGGACTGCTTTGAGCCCACTCGTACATCTGCTTGCAGATGAGATGGAAGACGCCGAAGCCCGCGCCCTGAATGACGAGAGAATGGTGAGGAGCCCAGATAACGCGATAACCGCGGCCATCACCGCTCTCAACCGGCCACACTCCGTGCCCCCGCGCTTCCAGCAACCTGTCGAGCTTGGGATAACCCGATAGAACGAATTTCTCCGGGTCGGAATGCTGGAAAGACTGATAATAGGACTGCGTCTTTTCCGTCTCGCAGAACACCTTCCAGGCCAGTCGATGATAGACCTGATCGTAATTCAGATGATAGGCCTCATCGGCCTCATCCTTCCCATCCGGATTGGCAAGCACACCCATTCCATAAGGCACAACACAAATGCGCGCATAGGTGATCTCATGGGTTCGCAACCCCGGCGGCACCGGCATGTCCCATTGCTGCTGCCGAAACACCACATCGGGCCGCAGATTGCGCAGAACATCGGACGCATCGATAGAGG
This window contains:
- a CDS encoding HAD-IB family phosphatase, which encodes MYRHAIDVRNTAAEQSPLHPYPRSSGTAFAFDLDGTITKAELLPMIASELGLESEMRLLTELTMAGSIPFEDSFRLRFAILRSAGIDRIRSIVSEVEFDPDIEDFIRNNIDRCFVVTGNLDLWIQPLIERLGCKFYTSTATTDDEGRITGLDVVMRKNVAGLELKERFGRLVSIGDGFNDIPIFDVADIGVAFTGLHNAPDALVSVSNYVALNGKSLCRLLNTL
- the cysN gene encoding sulfate adenylyltransferase subunit CysN, with translation MTQNSTAQSATILPFVEPAKSVKDTRPLRLITCGSVDDGKSTLIGRLLWDTKAVKEDQAATLKRDSGKQNDLGLPDFALLLDGLQAEREQGITIDVAYRYFATDKRAFIVADTPGHEQYTRNMATGASTADLAVLLVDARTGILEQTRRHATIAALMGIRQFVLAVNKIDLTNYDKAGFELIAHEFKEFALSLGIKQITSIPMSALKGENVVLSAKASMPWYEGPTLAETLELATVRSTQTGGFRLPVQRVSRPGESFRGYQGTVAGGAVKPGDSVVILPSGMVANVKQIVTFDLVRNAAVAGDAVTLVLDRQVDVSRGDMIVSIDSQPQTGLAFDAQIVALQPGGIEPNKRYWLKSGSRRQRVSVQPVTQLDLKNGQWQPHAETLQMNAIGKVRLAFDETAIFDPYEQNRSTGSFILIDPDTNNTVAGGMILSKRSDTGKISEGERVILSLPADMAEALLASELLSSRRDEIELRRTSAATASRILEDLD
- a CDS encoding aspartate/glutamate racemase family protein, coding for MLDFTDANRTIGIIGGAGVAASAELVRRIEEKITAFGAFRDSQHPELLLYNATQVPSRSMYLEGRGESFVPGYVKAAEKLKNAGASFVAMCCNTAHYARQQIADEADVTIINLLAESLTAALAAAPDARRIGVLCADGTRSIDLYGVEAAKLGLAVEIVYPDAAFQEMLTRGICNIKKGYHRTLPVSDAERPAHLYALAAANLVEKEVDAIVLGCTEIPLDFAEVEVAVPCIDTIEVLADVCIAMAAGSRNLAK
- a CDS encoding class I SAM-dependent methyltransferase — protein: MARIYDTHENIDSLQIQNFFNARAKKETDAVNAVMLQSAGSSLATDRDIHERSHLLPRPASRSKILELGCGAGRLALAYRDEGHAYLGIDFSDELIARANADVAIPDRIHFQVGQVPSIEVEDLRLQPPFDLIIVTALLLYLNDEAVLQTFELIGKLAAPVAEVYVREPLSDIAKRMTLKQHFSEELDDVYNAIYRTPDEMKAVLDQTLVSGGFTYKVCGDYAFPPSLQNRAETAQRYFSLSRG
- a CDS encoding NTP transferase domain-containing protein, encoding MSTVKHAVIAAAGLGSRLGHGKPKCLVEIEGVKILKHLLSLLTEVEDVRVVVGFEEREVISELRKIRPDVLVVRNPGFRTTTTLHSYELGARHIKGDCLFMDGDMLIEEASFKAFLKSCMPNVPRLAITKTKTRDAVFITIDGDQVTSFRREDPTEFEWANISWLPNEFFADIGNTPVYEHLRQFLPISAQELTAYEIDNEDDLALARENLHLFSLNELA
- the cysD gene encoding sulfate adenylyltransferase subunit CysD, whose protein sequence is MSNAVPETEGNSVSSPKQPLDPHLKALENEAIHIFREVAAEFDRPVMLYSIGKDSSVLLHLARKAFFPGRIPFPLLHVNTGWKFKEMIEFRDNIVKEYDLDLISYTNPRGASENVTPFTHGSALYTDIMKTEALRQALDAGKFDAAFGGARRDEEASRAKERIYSFRTPDHKWDPRNQRPELWNIYNGMVRQGESVRAFPLSNWTEVDIWRYIQAENIPLVPLYYAAERPYIERDGMMILAEDERLELQPGEEIKYDSIRFRTLGCFPLTGAIRSEATTLDEVISELEIATVSERQGRAIDRDQSGSMEKKKREGYF
- a CDS encoding phosphoadenylyl-sulfate reductase; this translates as MTINTPSHTVSSHDVASLDDALKALSLAERLALVAGLGARAVFTTSLGIEDQVITAAIGTHRLPIEVATLETGRLFPETLRLIDETEDRYDLTITRFYPQKDDIDAYAEKYGLNGFYESVEARHACCHVRKLIPLAKALEGAGFWITGLRRGQSGNRATTPFAEFDADRNLIKINPLADWDIDTIKAHVLAENIPVNPLHARGYPSIGCEPCTRAIKPGEPERAGRWWWENDEKRECGLHVAEAAQSSAIPTAPQN
- a CDS encoding CDP-glycerol glycerophosphotransferase family protein — translated: MSEAELSTRAPALSELALGLEVLQTRIEAIGQQVEMQGEIQLEIAKLLQSLHGGLQSIPEQLIDGIDLRVEQRDRDKIAVTKEVLVQLDTRLTQLLTGVHAVKQTSNLALRELRANARVVRAVFVVQSIAMWDALVGVYEAMIEDPRFHPLVVSINHSHLGRGDFEGETDVHLALNAMGVPHIRLDLSSIDASDVLRNLRPDVVFRQQQWDMPVPPGLRTHEITYARICVVPYGMGVLANPDGKDEADEAYHLNYDQVYHRLAWKVFCETEKTQSYYQSFQHSDPEKFVLSGYPKLDRLLEARGHGVWPVESGDGRGYRVIWAPHHSLVIQGAGFGVFHLICKQMYEWAQSSPDIQFVLKPHPALAFTATRTGAMAPEGYDAFVAKWSALPNCAVCEGDYAKLFDASDLMVTDGVAFLTEYHLFEKPIIFFDSGIHAPFNALGRLGEQAAHRVEDFDGMKQAVLDYKSGKSWPLEQERRALLNVLLPSETPASQVILNSIYDGIHLSRS
- a CDS encoding sulfate ABC transporter substrate-binding protein, yielding MSKFLSSLSAVALSLSVTLGAVGTASAETKLLNVSYDPTRELYKDFNEAFAKKWKADTGEDVAIQQSHGGSGKQARSVIDGLEADVVTLALQSDIDAIVQNGGKINKDWRTRLPHNSSPYTSTIVFLVRKGNPKGIHNWGDLVKGDIQIVTPNPKTSGGARWNYLAAWAWANEEFKGDQDKIKAYVGELYKRAPVLDTGARGSTVTFAQRQIGDVLLAWENEAYLAGQEFGADAFDIVVPPISILAEPPVAVVDANVDAKGTRKVAEAYLQYLYSDEGQNIAAKHFYRPSNPSVVSKDLLKQLPDIKLVTIDDPIFGGWAKAQPEHFGDGGIFDQIYKPAK